Proteins from a single region of Schistocerca gregaria isolate iqSchGreg1 chromosome 3, iqSchGreg1.2, whole genome shotgun sequence:
- the LOC126355382 gene encoding alpha-crystallin B chain-like: protein MFCNTTSTAEAEVGQTDGIPHVTLGYDRALDTFHNNMLIVGIDVQQLHLDSIQVKLVGDFIVALRQHKEHPVGNGCISRQFTHSYKLLTDVEPAANASRLSAKRFLTIPTPRLQ, encoded by the coding sequence ATGTTTTGCAATACCACCAGCACAGCTGAAGCAGAGGTTGGCCAGACTGATGGCATCCCTCATGTCACCCTGGGGTATGACAGAGCATTGGATACTTTCCACAACAACATGCTTATAGTCGGAATTGATGTGCAGCAACTCCATCTGGACAGCATACAAGTGAAACTTGTGGGTGACTTTATTGTGGCTTTAAGACAGCACAAGGAACACCCAGTAGGCAATGGGTGTATTTCCAGGCAGTTCACTCACAGTTATAAACTTCTTACTGATGTTGAACCAGCTGCGAATGCATCAAGATTGTCAGCTAAAAGGTTTCTCACTATCCCAACTCCTAGGTTACAATAA